A stretch of Primulina tabacum isolate GXHZ01 chromosome 13, ASM2559414v2, whole genome shotgun sequence DNA encodes these proteins:
- the LOC142522402 gene encoding GDSL esterase/lipase At4g10955-like isoform X2: MRFMCLDLVMFLPLTGEISLVPTENCMTRKDGNYKRTVIACFIQAVYLLELDRQENRTTENALAPKWWMPFKYKLVESLIDERDGSIFGAILEWDRAAALTDFVLIRPSGAPRAVLALRGTLLKSPTFRRDIEDDLRFLAWESLKGSVRFSRVLKALKSISEKYGSSNICISGHSLGAGFALQVGKALAKEGIFVEAHLFNPPSVSLVSSLRNIGEKAGIIWNRVKSIIPSSTEIQTNGDDGSKSVTLGSKQWIPHLYVNNSDYICCYYADPDGKEDSSAEKENTKPRNESCAAKLFVLSKGKQKFLEAHGLEQWWSDDLEMQTALNNSKLIRRQLKSLYSLPPPERSPSKA; encoded by the exons ATGCGTTTCATGTGTCTGGACCTCGTAATGTTCCTTCCATTAACTGGAGAGATCTCATTAGTTCCAACTG AAAATTGCATGACCAGGAAGGATGGTAATTACAAAAGGACAGTGATCGCCTGCTTCATACAAGCAGTGTACTTGCTTGAACTCGATAGGCAAGAGAACAGAACCACTGAAAATGCTCTTGCTCCTAAATGGTGGATGCCTTTTAAGTACAAACTAGTCGAGAGTCTCATAGATGAAAGAGACGGATCAATTTTTGGTGCTATACTAGAATGGGATCGTGCTGCAGCATTAACAGATTTTGTGCTTATAAGACCTAGTGGTGCGCCGAGGGCTGTTTTGGCTCTCAGAGGAACACTTCTTAAAAGTCCAACATTTCGACGAGATATCGAGGATGATCTCCGGTTCCTAGCTTGGGAAAGCTTGAAGGGATCCGTAAGATTTAGTCGTGTTTTGAAGGCTCTTAAATCAATATCTGAAAAGTATGGTAGCAGCAATATATGCATTTCAGGCCATTCTCTGGGAGCCGGTTTTGCTCTTCAAGTCGGAAAAGCTCTAGCCAAAGAAGGGATATTTGTGGAGGCACATTTGTTCAATCCCCCTTCAGTTTCACTGGTTTCAAGTCTAAGAAACATAGGAGAAAAAGCAGGGATAATATGGAATAGAGTCAAGTCAATAATCCCTTCTAGTACTGAAATTCAGACCAATGGTGATGATGGCTCGAAGTCTGTAACCTTAGGATCCAAGCAATGGATACCACATCTATATGTAAACAATAGCGACTATATCTGTTGCTATTATGCCGATCCTGATGGCAAAGAAGACAGCTCGGCGGAGAAAGAGAATACAAAACCAAGAAACGAATCATGTGCTGCCAAGCTTTTTGTGCTGTCAAAGGGCAAGCAGAAGTTTCTTGAGGCGCATGGTTTGGAGCAATGGTGGTCAGATGACTTGGAGATGCAAACGGCTCTGAATAACAGTAAACTGATTAGAAGGCAGTTGAAATCTTTATATAGTCTCCCGCCTCCAGAACGATCCCCGAGCAAGGCTTGA
- the LOC142522402 gene encoding GDSL esterase/lipase At4g10955-like isoform X1, which produces MGKLAATEETKSEILQVMETELATQNQHPYAFHVSGPRNVPSINWRDLISSNWKDGNYKRTVIACFIQAVYLLELDRQENRTTENALAPKWWMPFKYKLVESLIDERDGSIFGAILEWDRAAALTDFVLIRPSGAPRAVLALRGTLLKSPTFRRDIEDDLRFLAWESLKGSVRFSRVLKALKSISEKYGSSNICISGHSLGAGFALQVGKALAKEGIFVEAHLFNPPSVSLVSSLRNIGEKAGIIWNRVKSIIPSSTEIQTNGDDGSKSVTLGSKQWIPHLYVNNSDYICCYYADPDGKEDSSAEKENTKPRNESCAAKLFVLSKGKQKFLEAHGLEQWWSDDLEMQTALNNSKLIRRQLKSLYSLPPPERSPSKA; this is translated from the exons ATGGGGAAGCTGGCGGCGACGGAGGAGACGAAGAGTGAGATTCTGCAGGTGATGGAAACGGAGCTCGCCACTCAAAATCAACACCCGTATGCGTTTCATGTGTCTGGACCTCGTAATGTTCCTTCCATTAACTGGAGAGATCTCATTAGTTCCAACTG GAAGGATGGTAATTACAAAAGGACAGTGATCGCCTGCTTCATACAAGCAGTGTACTTGCTTGAACTCGATAGGCAAGAGAACAGAACCACTGAAAATGCTCTTGCTCCTAAATGGTGGATGCCTTTTAAGTACAAACTAGTCGAGAGTCTCATAGATGAAAGAGACGGATCAATTTTTGGTGCTATACTAGAATGGGATCGTGCTGCAGCATTAACAGATTTTGTGCTTATAAGACCTAGTGGTGCGCCGAGGGCTGTTTTGGCTCTCAGAGGAACACTTCTTAAAAGTCCAACATTTCGACGAGATATCGAGGATGATCTCCGGTTCCTAGCTTGGGAAAGCTTGAAGGGATCCGTAAGATTTAGTCGTGTTTTGAAGGCTCTTAAATCAATATCTGAAAAGTATGGTAGCAGCAATATATGCATTTCAGGCCATTCTCTGGGAGCCGGTTTTGCTCTTCAAGTCGGAAAAGCTCTAGCCAAAGAAGGGATATTTGTGGAGGCACATTTGTTCAATCCCCCTTCAGTTTCACTGGTTTCAAGTCTAAGAAACATAGGAGAAAAAGCAGGGATAATATGGAATAGAGTCAAGTCAATAATCCCTTCTAGTACTGAAATTCAGACCAATGGTGATGATGGCTCGAAGTCTGTAACCTTAGGATCCAAGCAATGGATACCACATCTATATGTAAACAATAGCGACTATATCTGTTGCTATTATGCCGATCCTGATGGCAAAGAAGACAGCTCGGCGGAGAAAGAGAATACAAAACCAAGAAACGAATCATGTGCTGCCAAGCTTTTTGTGCTGTCAAAGGGCAAGCAGAAGTTTCTTGAGGCGCATGGTTTGGAGCAATGGTGGTCAGATGACTTGGAGATGCAAACGGCTCTGAATAACAGTAAACTGATTAGAAGGCAGTTGAAATCTTTATATAGTCTCCCGCCTCCAGAACGATCCCCGAGCAAGGCTTGA